A window of the Bacteroidia bacterium genome harbors these coding sequences:
- a CDS encoding cell wall-active antibiotics response protein, which yields MEIIDPEQKNQNTPNQFWREQEKSHKRSKVFTGFIILSVGVLFLLKELGMNIPHWLISWPMLLIVIGLSIWIKNPIRHFFGGFILVVIGTLFLTKSILPALIIGKFVWPLVIILIGLYVLFKPSGSFRRKQNCHNYKHTRRWQRWEQQWKAQAEFNKNDYSPENYIEVNSIFGGVKKKIISKNFRGGEVNAVFGGAEINLSQADIQGRVELEVNQVFGGTKLIIPPHWEIHSELDAVFGSVEDKRPILKDEFSDQSKVLVLQGAAVFGGIEIHSY from the coding sequence ATGGAAATTATAGACCCAGAACAAAAAAATCAAAACACCCCCAATCAATTTTGGAGGGAACAAGAAAAATCCCACAAACGAAGTAAAGTTTTTACCGGATTCATTATCCTATCGGTTGGGGTACTATTTCTGCTAAAAGAACTTGGCATGAACATTCCGCATTGGCTCATTTCTTGGCCCATGCTTCTCATTGTAATCGGATTATCCATTTGGATAAAAAACCCCATCCGGCATTTCTTCGGTGGCTTTATCCTTGTCGTTATTGGAACTTTATTCCTTACCAAAAGCATTCTACCAGCATTAATCATAGGTAAATTCGTTTGGCCATTGGTCATTATCCTGATTGGATTATACGTTTTGTTTAAACCAAGTGGAAGTTTCAGGAGAAAACAAAATTGTCATAACTATAAGCATACTCGTCGGTGGCAACGTTGGGAACAACAATGGAAAGCACAAGCTGAATTTAATAAAAACGACTACTCTCCCGAAAATTACATCGAAGTGAATTCCATATTCGGTGGAGTAAAAAAAAAAATAATCTCTAAAAACTTTAGAGGCGGAGAAGTAAATGCTGTATTTGGTGGTGCAGAAATAAACTTAAGCCAGGCAGATATCCAAGGAAGGGTGGAGTTAGAAGTAAATCAGGTTTTTGGAGGAACCAAACTAATAATTCCACCCCATTGGGAAATACATTCTGAACTTGATGCTGTTTTTGGTAGTGTGGAAGATAAACGTCCAATTCTTAAAGATGAATTTTCCGATCAATCCAAAGTTTTGGTTCTTCAAGGTGCAGCAGTTTTCGGAGGTATTGAAATCCATTCATATTAA
- a CDS encoding AraC family transcriptional regulator, with protein sequence MKEIQSQEIPVYTLIDHSEKKEVPFEFITMEEIGAQREEENHVPHRHDFFAIIWVKKGKGNHLIDYTNYSFGDNTIFFLAPGHVHLVKEEIPCQGYVILFTEEFLGLVPDGGTSVACSMISQAVEFPYIVPNEEESRAFQKVVDSIGGEFKANELGRDEIIRSQLKVFMLLVARHRDRLSKLSGINPLHPTNDYYRNFLVSLERNFKKVHSVSAYSEMLHITSAKLNELVKSNRGTTASQMIKDRLILEAKRNLSHTEKTVKEIAFELGFEDHSYFIRTFRIETGKTPQEFREEQRSLWAA encoded by the coding sequence ATGAAGGAAATCCAATCCCAAGAAATTCCGGTTTATACACTTATTGATCATTCTGAAAAAAAGGAGGTTCCATTTGAGTTTATAACGATGGAGGAAATTGGTGCGCAACGTGAAGAAGAGAATCATGTGCCACATCGTCATGATTTTTTTGCAATTATCTGGGTAAAGAAGGGTAAGGGTAATCATTTAATAGATTATACCAATTATTCCTTTGGCGACAATACTATTTTCTTTTTGGCTCCCGGACATGTTCATTTGGTTAAAGAAGAAATTCCATGCCAAGGCTATGTTATATTATTTACGGAAGAATTTTTAGGATTAGTTCCGGATGGTGGTACTAGTGTCGCATGTTCCATGATATCCCAAGCTGTTGAATTTCCTTATATTGTTCCCAACGAAGAGGAATCTAGAGCTTTTCAAAAGGTAGTTGATTCCATAGGAGGAGAATTTAAAGCCAATGAATTAGGAAGAGATGAAATTATTAGGAGCCAGTTAAAGGTTTTTATGCTTTTGGTTGCCAGGCATCGGGATAGACTTAGTAAGCTAAGTGGGATAAATCCTTTGCATCCGACCAACGATTATTACCGCAATTTTTTGGTAAGTTTAGAGCGGAATTTTAAAAAGGTGCATAGTGTTTCTGCATATTCAGAGATGTTGCATATTACATCGGCCAAGCTAAACGAGTTAGTAAAATCAAACAGAGGTACTACGGCAAGCCAGATGATTAAAGATCGCTTAATTTTAGAAGCTAAGCGAAATTTATCTCATACTGAAAAAACAGTCAAAGAAATTGCTTTCGAACTTGGCTTTGAGGATCATAGTTATTTTATTCGCACATTCAGAATAGAGACCGGAAAAACGCCTCAAGAATTTAGAGAGGAGCAACGATCCTTATGGGCTGCCTGA
- a CDS encoding DUF4288 domain-containing protein: MNSYYLAKLVFKIEVQNNKDVQQFDEQFRIFTAPTPGLALSNAHLIGKKEESTFLNSNKNLVSWIFIGVSELTSLQTLSNGGLIFSQTHETYHPEGYLQMVQQKNNGLELFTSISL; encoded by the coding sequence ATGAATTCCTACTACTTGGCAAAACTCGTTTTCAAAATTGAGGTTCAAAATAATAAGGACGTCCAACAATTTGACGAACAATTTAGGATATTTACTGCTCCTACCCCAGGTTTAGCTTTATCCAATGCTCATTTAATCGGCAAAAAGGAAGAATCAACCTTTTTGAATTCCAACAAAAACCTGGTTTCCTGGATTTTTATCGGAGTTTCTGAACTTACATCCCTTCAAACCTTAAGCAACGGAGGTTTGATTTTTTCACAAACTCATGAAACCTACCATCCGGAAGGCTACCTTCAAATGGTACAACAAAAAAACAATGGGCTTGAGTTGTTTACATCCATCAGCCTTTAA
- a CDS encoding ferritin → MNSKIEKALNDQISMEFYSSNLYLAMASWAEVNGLEGTSRFLYKHAEEERIHMLKLIHFINERGGHGISPGSKLPPKTFKSVKDLFQLVLDHERQVTNEINGLVGLCLQEKDFTTHNFLQWYVTEQLEEENLAKTVLDKLNLIGKDSAGMYLFDRDIETISAPSAAGAQPAA, encoded by the coding sequence ATGAATTCAAAAATAGAAAAAGCGCTCAACGACCAAATTTCCATGGAATTTTATTCTTCTAATTTATATCTGGCTATGGCATCATGGGCGGAGGTAAATGGACTAGAAGGAACATCCCGTTTTCTTTATAAGCATGCAGAAGAGGAGCGGATACATATGCTAAAACTAATCCACTTTATCAACGAACGGGGAGGACATGGTATTTCTCCGGGATCAAAACTTCCTCCAAAAACCTTTAAAAGTGTAAAGGATTTATTCCAACTTGTGCTAGACCATGAAAGGCAAGTAACTAATGAAATAAATGGATTGGTGGGATTATGTCTTCAGGAAAAAGACTTCACCACCCACAACTTCTTACAATGGTATGTCACTGAACAATTGGAAGAAGAAAACCTGGCAAAAACGGTATTAGACAAATTAAATTTAATAGGAAAAGATAGTGCCGGTATGTATTTATTTGATCGTGATATAGAAACCATTTCTGCACCAAGTGCCGCAGGAGCTCAACCGGCAGCATAA
- the nadB gene encoding L-aspartate oxidase, producing the protein MKTDFLIIGSGIAGLSYALKVAEKGKVIMVTKANEDESNTKYAQGGIAAVIYEHDSYEKHVKDTLECGDGLCEEAVVRMVINEGTERVKELADWGTQFDKTESGEYHLAKEGGHSEKRILHYKDKTGFEIERALLNQAKNHPNIQIFDHYFAVDIITQHHLGVEVNKNTPDIQCFGVYVLNIKSKKVETILAKTTLMATGGAGNVYTSTTNPEIATGDGIAMVYRAKGRVENMEFIQFHPTSLYNPGERPSFLISEAVRGHGGILRTKNGQEFMHKYDSRGSLAPRDIVARAIDNELKMSGEDHVWLDCTHLDKHGLVNHFPNIYAKCLSLGIDLAKDYIPVVPAAHYICGGIKVDLNGRSSIKNLYAAGECSSTGLHGANRLASNSLLEAVVYAHKAAMDAIENLDTIDINNQIPNWDDSGTSYPEEMVLITQNLKEVQQIMSSYVGIVRSNLRLKRALDRLNIIYQENEDLYNRTTLSTQLCELRNLINVSYIIIRCAMKRQESRGLHYSLDFPPGEGSNRKF; encoded by the coding sequence ATGAAAACAGATTTTTTAATCATTGGATCAGGAATAGCCGGTTTAAGCTATGCACTAAAAGTGGCAGAAAAAGGCAAGGTAATAATGGTTACCAAAGCCAATGAAGATGAAAGCAATACGAAATATGCACAAGGAGGTATTGCTGCTGTAATTTATGAGCACGATAGTTATGAAAAACATGTAAAAGACACCCTGGAATGCGGAGACGGACTTTGCGAAGAAGCAGTTGTTAGAATGGTTATCAATGAAGGAACAGAACGAGTAAAAGAACTTGCCGATTGGGGTACCCAATTTGACAAAACGGAATCGGGAGAGTACCATTTAGCCAAGGAAGGTGGTCATAGTGAAAAACGAATTCTTCATTACAAAGACAAAACCGGGTTTGAGATTGAAAGAGCCTTATTAAATCAAGCTAAGAACCATCCGAATATTCAAATTTTTGATCATTATTTCGCCGTTGATATTATTACCCAGCATCACTTGGGTGTTGAAGTAAACAAAAACACTCCGGATATTCAGTGCTTCGGCGTTTATGTACTTAATATCAAGTCAAAAAAGGTAGAAACCATATTAGCAAAAACCACTTTAATGGCTACCGGTGGAGCAGGTAATGTTTATACAAGTACCACCAATCCTGAAATTGCAACAGGAGATGGAATTGCCATGGTTTACAGAGCAAAAGGGAGAGTAGAAAACATGGAATTTATTCAGTTTCATCCAACCTCCTTGTATAATCCCGGTGAACGTCCTTCCTTTTTAATTAGTGAAGCCGTTCGAGGACATGGCGGGATTTTAAGAACCAAAAATGGCCAAGAATTTATGCACAAATATGATTCAAGAGGCTCTCTAGCTCCTCGAGATATTGTGGCCAGAGCGATTGACAACGAATTGAAAATGTCGGGAGAAGACCATGTTTGGTTGGATTGCACTCACTTAGACAAACACGGACTCGTGAACCATTTCCCGAATATTTACGCCAAATGTTTAAGTCTTGGAATTGATTTAGCAAAGGATTATATTCCGGTTGTACCTGCTGCTCATTACATCTGCGGCGGGATTAAAGTTGACCTAAATGGACGTTCAAGCATAAAAAACCTATATGCGGCAGGAGAATGCAGTAGCACAGGCTTACATGGTGCCAACCGTTTAGCATCCAATTCCTTGCTGGAAGCTGTAGTTTATGCACATAAAGCAGCTATGGATGCCATTGAAAACCTGGATACTATCGATATTAACAATCAAATTCCCAACTGGGATGATAGCGGAACTTCCTATCCGGAAGAAATGGTATTAATTACCCAAAATTTAAAAGAGGTTCAGCAAATAATGAGCAGTTATGTCGGAATTGTTCGCTCAAACCTTAGACTTAAGAGAGCCTTAGACAGGCTAAATATTATTTACCAGGAAAACGAAGACCTATATAACCGAACCACCTTATCTACCCAGTTATGCGAATTAAGAAACTTGATTAATGTGAGTTACATTATTATTCGCTGTGCCATGAAAAGGCAGGAAAGCCGCGGATTGCATTATTCTTTGGATTTCCCGCCGGGAGAAGGCAGTAATAGGAAGTTTTAA
- a CDS encoding histidine kinase, which produces MKSMTSKSSQWKYFIPWWLGWTIIWVFVWHRTGLNWEQSFYPALILHFLLALTNYITGQIANFINIGKKNILFQLTGNLLISFLILTSFIQLSLETQVLFALPKIEFAPWIPFIWVYSLLMLMTISLWTIFSGLLKNQEEISHRQLLTEELAKEAELANLRQQLQPHFLFNSLNSIYSLIGNQPQTAREMILKLSDFLRGTLKKDENQLVEFQEELNQVKRYLEIEKHRFGNRLDVRLKCADETLSLLIPPLLLQPAVENAVKFGIYDTIAQTQIEISAEKDGPYLIIRIINSFDSETTNPKAGTGFGLKSIQRRLFLLFSRSDLLDIQVNENTFQTILTIPQQL; this is translated from the coding sequence ATGAAAAGCATGACATCCAAAAGTTCACAGTGGAAGTATTTTATACCTTGGTGGCTAGGTTGGACCATTATATGGGTTTTTGTTTGGCATAGAACCGGGCTCAATTGGGAGCAAAGTTTTTACCCGGCACTAATACTACATTTCTTACTGGCATTAACTAATTATATAACCGGACAAATAGCTAACTTTATTAATATCGGAAAAAAAAACATTCTCTTCCAATTAACCGGAAACCTCTTAATTAGCTTTTTAATCCTAACAAGTTTTATTCAACTTTCCCTTGAAACTCAGGTACTGTTTGCGCTTCCTAAAATCGAATTCGCCCCATGGATACCATTCATTTGGGTTTATTCCTTACTTATGTTAATGACCATCAGTTTATGGACAATTTTTTCCGGTTTACTTAAGAATCAGGAAGAAATTTCTCATCGCCAGCTTCTTACCGAAGAACTTGCAAAAGAAGCTGAATTGGCAAACCTTCGGCAGCAATTACAGCCCCATTTTCTCTTTAATAGTCTAAATTCCATTTATTCCTTAATTGGTAATCAGCCACAAACCGCAAGAGAAATGATTCTGAAACTATCGGATTTCTTACGTGGAACTCTTAAAAAGGATGAAAACCAATTGGTTGAATTCCAAGAAGAATTAAACCAGGTAAAACGGTATCTGGAAATTGAAAAACACCGTTTTGGAAATAGACTGGATGTCAGATTAAAATGCGCTGATGAAACCCTTTCTTTGCTAATTCCACCATTATTGCTTCAACCGGCAGTAGAAAATGCAGTGAAATTCGGAATTTACGATACCATTGCCCAAACCCAAATAGAAATAAGTGCGGAAAAAGACGGACCATACCTGATAATTCGAATAATTAATTCATTCGATTCCGAAACTACTAACCCTAAAGCCGGAACTGGTTTCGGATTAAAGTCCATTCAACGGAGGCTATTCCTTCTATTTTCTCGCTCCGATTTGCTCGATATTCAGGTTAATGAAAATACCTTTCAAACGATACTCACCATACCTCAACAACTATGA
- a CDS encoding 16S rRNA (uracil(1498)-N(3))-methyltransferase, protein MTLFYATEQSQNLLRFSPEEGQHALKTLRHREGDIIQVTNGKGDLWDARIVSGKPNDFSAEILQLKQQELQAPLLHIFMALPKNPERFEWFLEKTTEIGIGSITPLITQRSEKFFAKHERWQKILISAMKQSGRLHLPILNSEKKFKDCLSDSNPIKLIAHCIGHLERSPLAGFKDLNQATSIYIGPEGDFTEEEVKAAIERNFQPISLGNSRLRTETAGVVACTLWNFN, encoded by the coding sequence ATGACATTGTTTTACGCTACAGAACAGAGCCAAAACCTTCTTCGATTCTCACCGGAAGAAGGACAGCATGCTTTAAAAACGCTTCGACATCGGGAAGGCGATATCATTCAGGTTACGAACGGAAAAGGAGATTTATGGGATGCTCGAATTGTATCGGGTAAGCCAAACGATTTTTCGGCAGAGATACTGCAATTGAAACAGCAAGAACTACAAGCACCCTTGTTGCACATTTTCATGGCATTGCCGAAAAATCCCGAACGTTTTGAATGGTTCTTAGAAAAAACAACCGAAATAGGAATTGGATCCATCACTCCGCTGATTACCCAGCGAAGTGAAAAGTTTTTTGCCAAGCATGAGAGGTGGCAAAAAATTCTTATTTCCGCTATGAAACAAAGTGGAAGATTGCATCTACCCATTCTTAATTCAGAAAAAAAATTCAAGGATTGTCTATCAGATTCCAATCCAATTAAACTTATAGCACACTGCATTGGTCATTTGGAGCGCTCACCACTAGCCGGTTTTAAGGATCTCAATCAAGCCACATCTATCTATATTGGACCAGAAGGAGATTTTACCGAAGAAGAAGTCAAGGCGGCAATAGAAAGAAACTTTCAACCCATTTCATTAGGTAACTCTAGATTACGAACCGAAACTGCAGGAGTTGTGGCTTGTACTCTTTGGAATTTTAATTAA
- a CDS encoding FtsW/RodA/SpoVE family cell cycle protein produces the protein MNSLDTYLKGDKVIWLVVLLLSLISILAVYSSTGSLAYRYQSGNTEFYLYKHIFIIVFGLGLMWAFHQIPYKYFSPLSQLGIGLGVLLLFLTFFMGASINQASRWLVIPGINITFQPSDIAKLSLIMYLARVMSRSKEKLSDNKWVALHIMLPVFGICALIVRSNFSTAAVLFVTCLILLFIGRLNYRYLFQMIGISLAGIVFIVLLGKAFPQAMPRLATWEQRVEDFMKGKSSDDNSEEQYQVEQAKIAIATGGLLGKGPGHSDQRYFLPQSYSDFIYAIIIEEYGLFFGIFVLFLYLIILFRGIRIVIKCNHTFGALLAMGCTFSLIFQGLINMAVASNLFPVTGQPLPFLSMGGTSIWFSSIAVGIILSVSRLDEKNESSEELEINNQIDDSIVPPFEV, from the coding sequence GTGAATTCCTTGGATACATATTTGAAAGGTGATAAAGTCATTTGGCTGGTAGTTCTCCTTTTATCCTTAATTTCAATTTTAGCCGTTTATAGTTCAACCGGCTCACTGGCCTATCGCTATCAGTCAGGTAATACCGAATTTTATCTTTATAAGCATATATTTATAATCGTTTTTGGACTTGGACTAATGTGGGCATTCCACCAAATACCTTATAAATACTTCTCCCCACTTTCTCAACTAGGGATAGGGTTAGGTGTACTTCTTCTATTCTTGACCTTTTTTATGGGAGCCAGTATAAACCAAGCAAGTCGTTGGCTGGTAATTCCAGGCATCAATATAACCTTCCAACCTTCAGATATTGCCAAACTTTCTTTGATCATGTACCTCGCCAGGGTTATGAGTAGAAGCAAAGAAAAACTATCAGACAACAAATGGGTTGCATTACATATCATGCTGCCTGTTTTTGGAATTTGCGCATTAATTGTAAGAAGCAATTTTTCTACAGCTGCGGTACTTTTTGTAACCTGTTTAATCCTTCTCTTTATCGGCCGCTTAAATTACAGGTACTTATTTCAAATGATAGGTATTTCCTTGGCCGGTATTGTATTTATTGTTTTACTAGGAAAGGCATTTCCACAAGCTATGCCTAGGTTGGCGACCTGGGAACAACGGGTGGAAGATTTTATGAAGGGAAAATCCTCTGACGACAACTCAGAAGAGCAATACCAGGTAGAACAAGCTAAAATAGCCATCGCAACCGGTGGGTTGCTTGGAAAAGGTCCAGGACACAGTGACCAGCGGTATTTTTTACCTCAATCCTATTCAGATTTTATTTACGCCATTATCATTGAAGAATACGGATTATTTTTTGGAATCTTTGTTTTATTCTTGTATCTGATTATTCTCTTTAGAGGAATTCGAATCGTGATTAAATGCAATCATACTTTTGGTGCATTACTAGCCATGGGATGTACCTTTAGTCTTATTTTTCAAGGACTCATCAACATGGCAGTAGCAAGTAACCTTTTTCCGGTAACCGGTCAACCACTTCCATTTTTAAGTATGGGAGGAACTTCTATCTGGTTTTCCAGTATTGCAGTAGGAATCATTTTAAGTGTAAGCCGATTGGATGAAAAAAATGAATCATCCGAAGAGCTAGAAATTAATAATCAAATTGATGATAGTATTGTTCCTCCATTTGAAGTATGA
- a CDS encoding Hpt domain-containing protein — translation MVTNLDYLNELSGGSTEFIKEVAEAFIDETPGNLEKMQTALANHDYQTIKSIAHKIKPSMTFFGIVEMEDEIRELENNSLNQINLEIIPSQIEKTVRILNQAVDELKEQISAF, via the coding sequence ATGGTAACAAATCTTGACTATTTAAATGAGCTTTCCGGCGGTAGCACTGAATTTATTAAAGAAGTAGCAGAGGCTTTTATTGACGAAACTCCCGGAAATTTGGAAAAAATGCAAACCGCATTGGCCAACCACGATTACCAAACCATCAAATCCATCGCCCACAAAATAAAACCATCAATGACTTTCTTTGGCATTGTTGAAATGGAAGACGAAATCCGAGAATTGGAAAACAATTCTTTAAATCAAATCAACCTTGAAATAATTCCTAGTCAGATAGAAAAGACTGTTCGAATATTAAATCAGGCGGTTGATGAGTTAAAAGAGCAAATTAGCGCTTTTTAA